Genomic window (Helianthus annuus cultivar XRQ/B chromosome 3, HanXRQr2.0-SUNRISE, whole genome shotgun sequence):
agccctaactcagttagttttcatggttaaatctgaccaagtAGACCCCACATAagagtattttagtcattttaccctAATTTACTCAAATAATTAATTTTCACATATAAAGAAGTTAAGGTCAAGCAGCTACACGAACAGAGCTTGTTAGAAATCTATGGCAATCTGTTGCAATACTATTTCCTGAAATGAAGTGCGTTCGCTCTTCTATCTGATATCTTGAATTACTGGATATTGTGACCTGGTGGCATCGCCGTAAGTAACAGTGGTGGCCCAGTTGTTTAAGCTTCACAAAACGATGTCGTTGATTGAAAACTCAAAGCACCTTTGAATACCTTTCTCAGGTAATGATTCTGCCGCCACGTCATGCTTCCAACAACCTCTCACGTGTCGTCGGCGTGCCTGTTCTGACGCTTGCTCATCCGCCAGTGGATAGCTTGTAGGTTGGGAGTTATACTCTGTCTGATTCTATTTTTACGACGACTTTTAGGGTTTCGACGACCGTAGTGGTGGTACGATGGCAGAGGAGCTATGGGCTGTGGTGATGTGATAGTGGTGGTGGTGCAATGGTGGAGGAGCTTTGGGCGGTGGTGATGTGATGGCAGTGGTGGTGTAATGGCGGTGGTGCCCCAGATTCTACAGAGATATAGAGAGGGTTGAGGAAGGAGAGTGAGATTTGAAAGAGGTAGGGAGAAAGGGGttttttgttatttgtttaggtgtctaaaataaaatgactaaaatacctttATGCGAGGTCTACCTGGTCAAATTTTACCATGAAAACTAACTGAGTTTGAGCTAAAAGACGTAatgtgcaagggtttgcaaacatcgagtacattttttgtattttttgaagACAAATGACACATTTTGCAATCTAATGTCAACATAAAGgacgagttttgtaatttactcttaaaattAAAAGTGTATGAATCAGTCTGCATACACATCTCTAAAAATGTCTATTTGTAATAACAAAAACCTGTTTTCTTTTCCTCAAATATAACTAAATTCTGACAAGCAGTTACAACCGCTACAACACCGCCAAATTAAAACAAATTTAGAATCAAATCCACTTGATTAGATAACACGTACTCACCAACTTCAAAGTCCTGATTCTTGTAAGATGATATATTTGAGGTAAACAACACCCTTTATCCAATTCACCTTCAAGATCCATCAATGTTGGCCTTTCGGCGAGTCTTGTCGTCAAATCGTTCATAAAAGATCAAAACTTGAGATGAAACATAATTGCACTTTAGGACGAGTGTCGCTATCTTTTAGGCGACTTAACTATTTTAGTGCGCCCTTCTGGATGATTAAAGCTCCATCGCGCATTTCCAAACCATTTGCTGACCTGTCAAATGATGATAATAACATGCGTAAAAACACAATAATATCGTCTCCTGAGTAAAATTAGTGATGCTGACCTGACTGTGAGTAAGATTCAACTCTTTGACCAAATTCTCTCTGACGGTTCGGTCAGGATAATGGTTTTCCTTGAAAGCTTCATAGAGCCTCTACAGAAGATGTATAAACGAAATAAATGAATATCTTATAGTTTATAGCTGGTATGGCTCTAACATAATGAactttagagtaaaatgccattgaCGTCCAAAGGTttaatcttgccattttcatccggctcgttatcTATTTTTTTGTCAAGGGTATTtacgtcttttttgttaacttaaagggcgaTTCGGTCTTTTGAATACGTGTAGTcgtgtacattatgctaaatgcttgtacataatgtggaaaagaccgaattgccctttaagataacaaaaagacggaaatacccctgacttaacggagaaaaatggatagagttaacgagccggatgaaaatggcaaaattttaaaccttttggatccagatgcgaaaaaacaaacctttggacgaaagtcgcaaaactggccaaacctcagggatggaaatggcattttactctgaTCTTTAGCAATGTAACAATTTTAAATGACGAGAATTACAAGCATACATACCTGAGTAGCAGCTTTCCCAATTCTTCTATTCGACGATTTATTTCCACTTTTATCACTTGTGCCCTCAACATCTAACGTCTTACTAGCGTTTCTTACGGGTGTAGTTACGCTTCGGTTCTCTTTTCTAGTGGTCGTTTTCAGTCCACTTGGCGCATCAGAATCATAAAAATCTTCATCATCACTGGAATCCGAAGAAATATTTCCATACGCCTCCTGTAAAGACAAGGCAGCAGAACGTTATCAAGCCAAAAACAAAAGATTAACATAAGTTGGTATTAAAAATGTAACATATTTTAAACGCACATCATGCAGTTTTTTATAGTCCAATCTCTCAACATTCCTCTTTGCAGTTATGGGGGCAGAATCGTCATTTTCCATATTTGGTTCCGGCAACTCTTCTTTATCTCCGGATGTATCAACCCCTTGAACATCAGTCGACGCCACTTCGTTCTTTACGTCACCAAGATCATCTGAATCCGACGTAAACTCTGAACCGGAACCTTTCATCTTAACATCTTCATCGTCATCTGAATCTACTCTATCAGGGTTGAAATCATCATCCTCTGAATCATCAGAAGAATCTCCTAACTGTTCATTGTTTGTTACAGCCGCCAAATCATCAGCGTCGTCGGAGCTAGAATCCTCTGCATCTACCTTTTCTTCTAACTGTGGACCATCGGGATTATAATCATCGTCTTCTGAATCATCAGACGGAAGTCCTAAAGTATCATCCAACTTATTCCCAGAAGCTACAGTTTCAGGAAAAACCTTCTgcgtttaaaaaatatatataatgtgAGATTTCTGAACAATATTATAATGGACTTATAGGCCCAAATGGCAAATGATTAAATTACATAACTGACCTCCCAGTTATCCTCGATAGAAAGATCGGTCCCGAAAGAATCATTAAGTAAACGAAAAGAATCAGCTTTACAATCACAAGCAGGACAAAGCCACCCTTGATCACCAGGAGGAACTACGTATAATATACAATACAGTTAACTCATTTGACCCATTAGATAAAAAGCCAAATTTGACCCTTTTGTAGGTAACTGCAAACGAACTGAacgaccttgttcgtgttcgtttgttaagaaaatatatgtgttcacgaactggtCATAAACACTTACCAAACAAGATTatctgttcgtgttcgttcgttaagaaaatgaacatgttcgtgtttgtttgttaacttTAGGTAACGAACGCAAACGGGCGTTCAGGAACACAAACCAATGCTcatgaacacaaacaagcgttcacgAACATAATATACAACACACtgatatttattaaatatttaatatgtcagaatttgaagtatttaaataaaacataaaaattgaAAACACTAATGAGTcatcaaacacaaacgaacataaacgagcacgttcacaaacataaatgaacgagtGCGACCTCTATTCATGTTCGTTTAACTAAACGGAcgaatttcttgttcgtgttagTTCATttactaaacgaacgaacacaaacgaacttctcgcCAAACGGttttcgctgaacgttcggttcgtttgcagccctaggtaACACGTCAAACTTCAAATGCTACCTTGTTCTTTAAGTAGAGGTGGATCCAAACAAAACTGATGGAATCCACGTTCACACGAACCATCACAAAGAATAATATCATTGTCAAGCGAGACTTCAATCTTTCTACATTTTGCACAGAATATCTACCAAAGTAAAATGCCGTTAATATCAAAGTGGAATAAAAGACCAAAGTTATGGTGAAAGGTGAAAAACATGCCATACATCTTCACTGTCGATTAGCCCTTCGGAATCATATAATGACTCTGGAATCCTTCCTTCCTCACATGATGCGTCGACCCGTTTAAATAAATCTCGTATTTTCAATTTGTAACGGTTAATATCTGATTTGGCGCGTTCAAGCTCCTTCTCTGGTCTTAGTTTTTCTAAGCTGCATGTCAAAAAGTAATGCACACCTATAAGCATATTACAAATATATATACGAATGAAAAAACTGCAAGAGCTTGGTCAAAAACAATGCAAAGTCAAAAAAaatttacacttatcattattattcgaatacaaggTTAGAAATTTAAGTTACatgtttaaatttacgtgaataaagaaaatttacacatgtctAAGTTTGTCATTTACACGTGTAAATTTgatatatttacacatgtgtaaaaatcctaataagagtgattttgagaggagaaatgaattattcgATGTTGTAATTTATttcttctatatatatatatatatatatgaaaacgtGGATAATAAATTAACAACAACGACCAAAGTAAATGTTTTGAGTTGAAGAACAAAGTAACAAACCTCTGCCCTTTCCATCCTTCACCAGCATACGCATCAATGAAGTTTTGCTCGTATTTCATTCGATTTAACAAATATCTTaaatgtgtttttatttttgaaaattcaTTATTATGTTCTTTATTCATCCTTTTATTAATCTCCCTCCCCTTATTTTCTTTGCTATCTGGTTCTTGTAGAGAAGCATCAACCCATTCATTATTTTCTTGACTTGTAGTAATCATGCTTTCGTTTTTTCTGGGTCGCCCACGCTTACGCCGACCTGGTGTTTGACTTTCGTTTTCCTGAGTTGCGTTTAATTGATCAAGACTTGAACCTCCTGACGGACCGTCCGGTAAATTTTGTGAACTTTCGTGATTACTAACAACTTTTTCATCACATGCGCAACTGGAATTTAAATCCGAAACAGTTACTACTTTTCTGGGTCGCCCACGCTTACGTTGACCTGGTGTTTGACTTAATCCCTTGCTTTCATTTTCTCGAGTTGTATTTAACTGATCAAAACTTGAACCACTTGGTGGACCACTCGGTaaattttctgaaatttcatGATTATTGGAATTCAAATCAGGCGCAGTTTGTATTTTTCTGGGTCGCCCACGCTTACGTTGACCTGGTGTTTGACTTATTACCTTGGTTTCATTTTCCTGAGATGCGTTTATTGGATCGAAAGTTGAACCTTTTGATGAACCATCCGGTAAAATTTCTGGATTTTCATGATTATTAACAACTTTTTCATCGGACGCACATGTGGAATTTAAATCAGACACAGTTTCCCCGGTGGCTAAGCTTTTATCATCCATGGTCACAAATTAATGTTCAAAGGCCAAAAAATCTAAGTAAAAATAATGCTGTAGGAAACTCTGCAACCTACAATAATAGAAAAAACTTGTATTAGTACCTTATCTATGTGCATTCTTGCGTACGTGAGTTTCGGCTTGAGAGACATCAAAAGAAGTTTAAAATATGCTGTGAAGACATTGAGGGACTAATCCGTTCACCCTAGAATTAATCTTTATAAATACTGATCTCTGTACTTGTAAATCCTTTAGCACCTAAATAATAATATACCGCTAGTTGCAGCCTGTGAATGTAGGTCACACCGACCAAACCTTGCAAATCTTGCATTCTGTTTTTGACATCTGCTTATGCATATGATTGTTTGGTTGTCGTTTGCTATCCAAAGATACCTAACATCCTGGCGCCGCATGACACCGTAAAAAATCTAGATGTGCTATAAATCTAACCGACATTCTAGTTTCACCGTGTATTTTTGTACGAACACATAGTATGACATTAGAGGGAATTTTCAAGTTGTTTTACACTTTTAACACAACTTGAATCAGGATATTGTTTATGTAATTTAAACTGTGTGCATTTCTTGATCCCAAACTACACAGTACACACTATTattaaaagagttaattactgttttcgtccctatggtttgtcaaaaatcactatttcagtccattagtttaaaatttgcgatttcagtcccagtggtttcactttcgtaaccatttcagtccacctcgtaaccatttcagtccctatactaacagaataaatggattgaaatggatacaaatgaaaccacagggactgaaatggttacgaaagtgaaaccacagggactaaaattgcaatttttaaactaacggactgaaatagtgatttttgacaaacaaCACTTATTAAAATTTTGGTGACCTAATTCAATACACATAACACTTAACAGTAAACTCCCAAAACTGAAAATTTGTCACCAGCTATGAATAAAAAACCAGCACTAACCTCAAATAAGTTCTTTTTTTACATAATTCAACTTATTTTCTAAAAATTAAGGCTCATAATGCCCTAATTCACCAAAATATCTAAAAAAAACATGTGCAAACTCCAATTCAAGCTcccaaacatcaaatatttcACAACCAATTGTCAATTAGAGGCCAATACACTACATCATAACCATATACATTCACATAATCATAAAACATACAGATAAAAGTGAGCTGAAATGAGCTCGAGAGCTTACCTCGATCAAAAACAGAAACAGATCTTAAGATGAAGCAATTCGGCGTCTGAAAAAAGAAATCTAGGGTTTTGGAAGtgataaagagagagaaagtggtgGTTACGATAAGGAGTCCGGGGACGATGAAGGATGGAAGAGAGAGAAAGTAAAATTGGATATGGTGGTGATGAGAGAGAAGGCGGTGTTTTCGCATCACCTGCGCGCGATATATTTTCTCTTTCCCTCCATTGCCCCtcctctttttcttcttttcaaagTCTTGTTTTTCACTCCCACTTACCCTAAATATAAACACACACTTTGTATGTGTCAACTTTCATCCTTTGTGTATTTGGAGATTGTGAATTTCATCCTTGTTTATTTTGTTGTAACACGTTTGGTCCTTGTCGTGTGTTTTTAGTGATTATTATTGTTATTCCAATAGCAAACGATTGAAAGACAAAAAGACGCACATGCTCTTTCTTTCTGTATATGTTTAACACCCTATGCCGTCTAAGTTGGTTAAGGCATGGAAACCACCTCTCCCAGCGATACAGGGCGTGGAGAGACTCATGAGCGCGGGGCGGAAATGTAGGGTATGGTTCAATTTTTACCTATCATATGCTACCAATTCAAAATTtagtctttttcttttatttttttttcatgtgaAAGCATTACAAATTTAGAGAAATATAAACGAGTGAAAGCTTTTCTACCGATGTGTCAATCACTTTTTCACTTTTTAGTGAAACCATTACACATGGTCCTTAAGGTTATACACATATTCAATGTGAATAGTTCTTGAAAATCATGTTGCATACTAGGCCTATAAGTGAACCTTCATGAACTGTTTGTGAACTTGTTtgacgggaagttcgtttatttaataaacgaatgaATATGAACATAATTTCTTATTCATTTTTAAACGAATTAACATGAACACATgttttgttcgttcatttatatTGACTTATGTTCGTTTCAATTTAAATACATAAGTAGTTCTATTTATATGACTATTTAACATAAAACGAAacttctaactacttatataaatataactaattggtaatttggctttctagtaataaaaatggGTTTTGCAATGGAATTTATCGTAAATAATcataaatttatataaaaaattactttatgttcgtttatgttttgTAACAGCTCGTAAAATCGTCTCCAGTAATGTTCTGACACGTGTCCCTATTCCTGTTTATGCCTAATGTTGGCTGTGAGGGACTATTTTTTCCAATTGTGAAAAGTATGAAtgtggagggactaaaagtgtcaacatgttgaaactatgcctctgagtgacctttaacGGTGTCCATACTCTCAAATAATCCACTTGTTAGATGAGAGAGACCGTTTGTGAAATTATGTGGAAGTTTGTTAATTGGAGGATTAAAGGCGTCAACATGTAAATTTATACCTCTGGGTGACCCTTTAACGAACTGGGAGCTTAATGATGTCGGTCATACTCTCGGGTGTACCTAGCATTGGCCATAAGGGGCTATTTATGCTTGAAATGATAATACATAAGAGTATGGGAGTtaaggggccaaatgtgtcaaagTTTAAAAATGATTTTCTGGGTCGAAGccctttacggaccgcaaaggtcaAGACCATACGGTCCGTCAATCTTGCCCAGCTTCAAAAATTTCCTTGGAGGCCACACAAACTGCCAAAACACTTCATACTCGATACCATGGACTACTTTCTAGTTTAGGACACATATGAGGACACTTGTAGGCACCTCCTAACCCTCCATTACACCTGGTATCACCTCCATAATCCTACTACATTATAAA
Coding sequences:
- the LOC110929109 gene encoding pathogenesis-related homeodomain protein — encoded protein: MDDKSLATGETVSDLNSTCASDEKVVNNHENPEILPDGSSKGSTFDPINASQENETKVISQTPGQRKRGRPRKIQTAPDLNSNNHEISENLPSGPPSGSSFDQLNTTRENESKGLSQTPGQRKRGRPRKVVTVSDLNSSCACDEKVVSNHESSQNLPDGPSGGSSLDQLNATQENESQTPGRRKRGRPRKNESMITTSQENNEWVDASLQEPDSKENKGREINKRMNKEHNNEFSKIKTHLRYLLNRMKYEQNFIDAYAGEGWKGQSLEKLRPEKELERAKSDINRYKLKIRDLFKRVDASCEEGRIPESLYDSEGLIDSEDIFCAKCRKIEVSLDNDIILCDGSCERGFHQFCLDPPLLKEQVPPGDQGWLCPACDCKADSFRLLNDSFGTDLSIEDNWEKVFPETVASGNKLDDTLGLPSDDSEDDDYNPDGPQLEEKVDAEDSSSDDADDLAAVTNNEQLGDSSDDSEDDDFNPDRVDSDDDEDVKMKGSGSEFTSDSDDLGDVKNEVASTDVQGVDTSGDKEELPEPNMENDDSAPITAKRNVERLDYKKLHDEAYGNISSDSSDDEDFYDSDAPSGLKTTTRKENRSVTTPVRNASKTLDVEGTSDKSGNKSSNRRIGKAATQRLYEAFKENHYPDRTVRENLVKELNLTHSQVSKWFGNARWSFNHPEGRTKIVKSPKR